From Alloacidobacterium dinghuense:
CCTTTTGCTTCGGACATTTTCAGCGCCAGGGATGCGCCGGAGCTGAGTGCGATGAAGACGGCCAGCGCGTAGAGCATGATCATGGCCATGCGTCTGGCAAGCTGCTCCATGTGGTCGCCCGAGTAGAAACGGTGCAGCACAACGGCGGCAGAGAACAACTCAATGGCGCTATCGCCGCCGAAGGCCGCCAGCGCCAGGCTGTGAGCCCGAAGGCCGGAACCGACAGCGACTGCAAACTCGACGGTCATCCAGGCAACGGTGATCCATTGCAGGCGAATGACGGCGCGGTTCTGCGTGGTGAGTTGCATAAGTTCCAGAATACAAAAGGCCCCGGAATTTACCGGGGCCTTGGTACTCGCGAACGGGGATCCGCGAGTTAAGCCTTTTCGACCTTGCCGCTCTTGATGCAGGTCGTGCAGACGCGCAGACGCTTGGCTCCGCCATTGACCTTCGCCTTTACCGGGCGAAGATTGACGTTCCAGCGCCGCTTGGTGATGTTGTGCGCGTGCGAGATATTGTTACCGAATTGCGGGCCTTTGCCGCAGACATCGCAAACCTGAGCCATGACTCACTCCAAAATCCTGAACTTTCGCGCAGACCAGAACCCGCTGTTACTGCATTCATCGCGATGTGCGAGAAGGGCGGGCAAGCAGACAGTCCGATGCCCATACTGGTGCCGAATCTCTAGTTTACCCAAAAGTGCCTTGAGAGGCAAGGATAACGCCATGTTGGTAGTGTCCTAATTTCGCGAGCGGCTCACGTATGGAGATTAAGGCTGTGGAAAACTT
This genomic window contains:
- the rpmB gene encoding 50S ribosomal protein L28 — encoded protein: MAQVCDVCGKGPQFGNNISHAHNITKRRWNVNLRPVKAKVNGGAKRLRVCTTCIKSGKVEKA
- a CDS encoding cation transporter, with product MQLTTQNRAVIRLQWITVAWMTVEFAVAVGSGLRAHSLALAAFGGDSAIELFSAAVVLHRFYSGDHMEQLARRMAMIMLYALAVFIALSSGASLALKMSEAKGSYLGIGILLAAAIIMPWLGLRKRELSAQTCSKALRADAVQSSVCAYMSWIALAGIALNTVFHLPWIDSVAALALVPLILIEANKARKGDDCC